The following proteins are co-located in the Rippkaea orientalis PCC 8801 genome:
- a CDS encoding class I SAM-dependent DNA methyltransferase: MKYSVKDHYQNLANQYDEFWEYSPNFIDFLTHQMIKSLNLVPTDKLVDLGCGTGLYTKSIVAKVSLKYPVICVDSSPKMLEQIPKTNQYRIVVQDAIEFASGEGIYDKILMKEMIHHIPDKETLLQRLFKCLKTGGILLLILLPPTLEYPLFADALRIYESVQPNYNDLINILLKIGFQITVKFVNYPVSIPKERYLKMVQNRYMSLLSRFDDEQLSQGLREIQQKYENKENLVFSDRFIFIGAHKPN; encoded by the coding sequence GTGAAATACTCTGTTAAAGATCATTATCAAAACTTAGCCAATCAATATGATGAATTTTGGGAATATTCTCCAAATTTTATTGATTTTTTGACTCACCAAATGATTAAATCATTAAACTTAGTTCCAACCGATAAATTAGTTGATCTTGGTTGTGGTACAGGACTTTATACTAAGTCAATTGTGGCAAAAGTTTCGTTGAAATATCCGGTTATTTGCGTTGATTCGTCGCCAAAAATGCTGGAACAGATTCCTAAAACAAATCAATATAGAATTGTCGTTCAAGATGCTATTGAGTTTGCTTCTGGAGAAGGAATCTATGATAAGATTTTAATGAAAGAAATGATCCATCATATTCCAGACAAAGAAACCCTTTTACAGCGATTATTTAAATGCTTAAAAACGGGAGGGATTCTCCTTTTAATCCTATTGCCTCCTACCCTTGAATATCCGTTATTTGCTGATGCTTTACGTATCTACGAATCGGTTCAACCTAACTATAATGATCTGATTAATATTTTATTAAAAATAGGGTTTCAAATTACTGTTAAATTCGTTAATTATCCAGTCTCTATTCCTAAAGAAAGATACTTGAAGATGGTACAAAATCGTTATATGTCTTTACTTTCAAGGTTTGATGATGAGCAATTATCACAAGGATTAAGAGAAATACAACAAAAATATGAAAATAAAGAAAATTTAGTGTTTAGCGATCGCTTTATTTTTATCGGTGCTCACAAACCCAATTGA
- a CDS encoding Uma2 family endonuclease: MVTVNAKHDIVYPSSDGEPLAESYLHLYAILTTLEVFKQYLSNVQATVLANQFLYYSQGFPKMRVAPDVMVIFNVPPGGRDNYKIWEEKEVPSVIFEMTSKSTQSQDQEFKKTLYEQLGVLEYWLFDPKGEWLSQQLQGYRLRKGEYELIENNDSEVLKLSLQVEGNLIGFYRKDTGEKLLIPDELAQALQQKNRELDQKNRELEQKDRELEQKTRELEKEKERVAQMESLLQEYREQLGNLEET, encoded by the coding sequence ATGGTCACAGTTAACGCTAAACATGACATTGTTTATCCGAGTTCTGACGGTGAACCCTTGGCTGAATCTTACCTGCACTTGTATGCAATCTTAACCACCTTAGAAGTCTTCAAACAATACCTATCTAATGTTCAAGCTACTGTACTAGCTAATCAATTCCTATACTACAGTCAGGGATTCCCTAAAATGCGAGTTGCTCCCGATGTGATGGTAATATTTAATGTCCCCCCCGGTGGAAGAGATAACTATAAAATTTGGGAAGAAAAAGAAGTCCCTAGTGTGATTTTTGAAATGACCTCTAAAAGTACCCAAAGCCAAGATCAAGAATTTAAAAAAACATTATATGAACAATTAGGGGTATTAGAATATTGGTTATTTGACCCCAAAGGAGAATGGCTGAGTCAGCAATTACAAGGATACCGTTTGAGAAAAGGGGAATATGAGTTAATTGAAAATAATGACAGTGAGGTCTTAAAATTAAGCTTACAAGTAGAAGGAAACCTCATCGGATTTTATCGGAAAGATACGGGAGAAAAGTTATTGATTCCCGATGAATTAGCGCAAGCGTTACAACAAAAAAATAGGGAATTAGACCAGAAAAATAGAGAGTTAGAACAAAAAGATCGAGAATTAGAGCAAAAAACTAGGGAATTGGAAAAGGAAAAAGAAAGGGTTGCTCAAATGGAATCCTTATTACAAGAATATCGGGAACAATTGGGTAACTTAGAAGAAACTTAA
- a CDS encoding SLBB domain-containing protein, with amino-acid sequence MVVLNPNCLTFSCSQNWLKPIVILSWVIASPLMALPLQAQPYLSPLDPIPPLQPFPSQPSVPSTETEYSLGAGDRIAVNVFPVQEFSGQYTILVDGTLSMPIVGSLPVEGLTLSQLTEFLTREYSQYLKRPIITISLIAPRPLKVAIAGEINSPGSYLLPVVDGQKFPTVSQLIQQAGGLTTVADLNRVQIRRQFKGESLILSLNLWQLLQQGNLNQDITLRDGDTVIIPTQETIDLAQTRLLSDANFGLSANQEINVAIVGEVYRPGSYRVIPQSTTTGNTQTTRRQPPRLTLAIQLAGGIKPLADIRQVEIRRFNRDGSQQKIMVDLWNLLQTGNIEEDVILQAGDTISIPTAKDLPTEESEPLATASFSPATIRVNVVGEVRRPGLVEVPPNIPLNQAILAAGGFDTRRADQGTIEVIRLNYNGTVTKREIDVDFAQGITEANNPILRNNDVVIVNRNLLTTVSDTLVTVFSPLGALTGLFNFFNIFGAFDD; translated from the coding sequence ATGGTGGTCCTTAATCCCAACTGTCTAACTTTTTCCTGTAGTCAAAATTGGCTTAAACCTATCGTTATCCTCAGTTGGGTGATAGCTTCACCTTTAATGGCGTTACCGCTACAAGCTCAACCGTACCTATCGCCTTTAGACCCCATCCCTCCCTTACAACCCTTTCCCAGTCAACCTTCAGTCCCCTCTACTGAAACTGAGTATAGCCTAGGGGCGGGCGATCGCATTGCGGTTAATGTCTTCCCCGTGCAAGAATTTAGCGGGCAATATACCATTTTAGTCGATGGAACCCTATCAATGCCCATTGTAGGCAGTTTACCCGTTGAAGGACTCACTCTGTCCCAACTCACAGAATTTTTAACTCGAGAGTATAGCCAATATTTAAAACGTCCGATTATTACGATTAGTTTAATTGCACCGCGTCCCCTTAAAGTAGCGATCGCGGGAGAAATTAACAGTCCGGGGTCCTATCTTCTCCCTGTGGTTGATGGACAAAAATTCCCGACTGTTAGCCAACTGATTCAACAAGCAGGAGGACTGACCACCGTCGCTGATTTGAACCGAGTCCAAATTCGCCGTCAATTCAAAGGAGAATCCCTAATTTTAAGCCTCAATTTATGGCAATTACTGCAACAAGGTAACTTAAATCAAGACATTACCCTGCGTGACGGCGATACCGTGATTATTCCCACCCAAGAAACCATCGATCTTGCCCAAACGCGCCTCTTATCCGACGCTAACTTTGGATTATCCGCGAATCAAGAAATTAACGTTGCTATTGTGGGAGAAGTCTATCGGCCAGGATCTTATCGAGTTATTCCCCAAAGTACGACAACCGGGAATACTCAAACAACACGACGACAACCCCCCAGACTCACCTTAGCCATTCAACTCGCTGGAGGGATCAAACCCTTAGCCGATATTCGTCAGGTAGAAATCCGCCGTTTTAACCGGGATGGGTCGCAACAGAAGATTATGGTTGATTTATGGAACCTATTGCAAACGGGAAACATTGAAGAGGACGTGATTCTACAAGCGGGAGATACCATTAGTATTCCGACTGCCAAAGATTTACCCACAGAGGAGTCAGAACCCTTAGCGACGGCGAGTTTTTCTCCTGCTACCATCCGAGTGAATGTGGTAGGAGAAGTCCGTAGACCTGGATTAGTGGAAGTTCCGCCGAATATTCCCTTAAATCAAGCGATTTTAGCGGCAGGAGGCTTTGATACCCGTCGCGCTGATCAAGGAACCATTGAAGTGATTCGTCTCAATTACAATGGTACGGTGACAAAACGGGAAATTGATGTGGATTTTGCCCAAGGGATTACGGAGGCAAATAATCCGATTCTTCGTAATAATGATGTAGTGATCGTTAACCGTAATTTACTAACAACGGTTTCTGATACCTTGGTGACAGTGTTTAGTCCTCTTGGGGCATTAACAGGGTTGTTTAATTTCTTTAATATTTTTGGGGCTTTTGACGACTAA
- a CDS encoding DUF29 domain-containing protein, translating to MRTLYETDFVQWTEEQAKALSEHNEKTLDWENLKEEIENLGKEQINAVHSFLKQIILHRLKLDYTNDILSRRHWMDEIDDFQDEIERRLTQTLLNKINLQPEYERAKRKVLKMYDVSLPDQCPYTFEDLMTRLTEK from the coding sequence ATGAGGACTCTTTATGAAACAGATTTTGTTCAATGGACAGAAGAACAAGCAAAAGCGTTAAGTGAACATAATGAAAAAACACTTGATTGGGAGAATTTAAAAGAGGAGATAGAAAACTTGGGGAAAGAGCAAATTAACGCCGTCCATAGCTTTTTAAAACAGATTATACTACACAGATTAAAGCTAGACTACACGAATGATATTTTATCCCGTAGACATTGGATGGATGAAATTGATGATTTCCAAGATGAAATTGAAAGAAGATTAACTCAAACGCTATTAAATAAAATTAACCTCCAACCTGAATATGAGCGTGCTAAACGCAAAGTCTTAAAAATGTATGATGTTAGTTTACCTGATCAATGTCCTTATACTTTTGAGGATTTGATGACAAGATTGACAGAAAAATAA
- a CDS encoding type II toxin-antitoxin system HicB family antitoxin, protein MINQYSMIIQWSSEDQLFLVTIPEFADRVVMPCTHGKTREEAIHNGEEVIEMYLEAWQTEGESIPQPQTLQMV, encoded by the coding sequence ATGATCAATCAATATAGTATGATTATTCAATGGTCATCAGAAGATCAGCTTTTTTTAGTCACTATACCAGAGTTTGCTGATCGCGTAGTTATGCCTTGTACTCATGGAAAAACCCGCGAGGAGGCTATCCATAATGGGGAAGAAGTGATTGAAATGTATTTAGAAGCTTGGCAAACTGAAGGTGAATCTATTCCTCAACCCCAAACCCTTCAAATGGTATAA
- the hisH gene encoding imidazole glycerol phosphate synthase subunit HisH: protein MGFIAVIDYDMGNLHSACKGLEKAGITPKITDSPDEIAKAAGIVLPGVGSFDPAMQHLRSRHLVDPIKEAIADKKPFLGICLGLQILFDGSEEGTEPGLGIIPGMVRRFHSEPDLTIPHMGWNQLEFTQPNLSLWQGLAPHPYVYFVHSYYVDPVDPNVIAATVTHGTQTVTAAVAFDNVMAVQFHPEKSSDSGLQILSNFISSLKL from the coding sequence ATGGGCTTTATTGCCGTTATTGACTACGATATGGGGAACCTGCACTCTGCTTGTAAAGGACTAGAAAAAGCAGGGATAACCCCAAAAATTACCGATTCTCCCGATGAAATTGCCAAAGCGGCTGGAATTGTTTTACCAGGAGTGGGATCGTTCGATCCGGCTATGCAGCATCTGCGATCGCGCCATCTAGTTGATCCCATTAAAGAAGCGATCGCAGATAAAAAACCCTTTTTAGGGATTTGTTTAGGGTTACAAATTCTGTTTGACGGATCAGAAGAAGGAACAGAACCCGGGTTAGGAATTATCCCTGGAATGGTACGTCGTTTTCATTCTGAACCCGATTTAACCATCCCTCACATGGGGTGGAATCAGCTAGAATTTACCCAACCTAATCTCAGTTTATGGCAAGGTTTAGCTCCTCATCCCTATGTCTATTTTGTTCACTCTTATTATGTTGATCCCGTCGATCCTAATGTGATAGCAGCAACGGTTACTCATGGGACTCAAACCGTTACCGCAGCCGTTGCATTTGATAATGTTATGGCAGTCCAATTTCACCCCGAAAAATCTTCAGATTCTGGCTTACAAATTCTCTCTAATTTTATCAGTTCACTTAAACTTTAA
- the rsmD gene encoding 16S rRNA (guanine(966)-N(2))-methyltransferase RsmD yields MRIYGNRLLTTLPGQLTRPTSAKVREALFNIWQGSIEGCHWLDLCAGNGSMGAEALCRGAQLVIGVEKYGKACGIIQKNWQQVATSEQTFQVIRGDVINVLKTLAGQSFDRIYFDPPYNSQLYQPVLEAIATYNLLNNQGEIAVEHNPKLWQAIDINGLDICRKKSYGNTSLTFYQLGL; encoded by the coding sequence ATGAGAATTTATGGTAATAGATTATTAACAACTTTACCGGGACAATTAACCCGTCCCACTTCTGCTAAAGTTCGGGAAGCGTTATTTAATATTTGGCAAGGATCAATCGAAGGATGTCATTGGTTAGATTTATGTGCTGGAAATGGTTCCATGGGTGCAGAAGCATTATGTCGAGGAGCACAGTTAGTCATTGGAGTTGAAAAATACGGAAAAGCGTGTGGAATTATTCAAAAAAATTGGCAACAAGTTGCTACTTCTGAGCAAACGTTTCAAGTCATTCGAGGAGATGTTATTAACGTTCTAAAAACCCTAGCAGGACAATCGTTTGATCGAATTTATTTTGATCCTCCCTATAATAGTCAATTATATCAACCTGTGTTAGAAGCGATCGCCACCTATAATCTTCTAAACAATCAAGGAGAAATTGCCGTAGAACATAATCCCAAATTATGGCAAGCAATCGATATTAATGGCTTAGACATTTGTCGAAAAAAATCCTATGGAAATACCTCATTAACGTTTTATCAATTGGGTTTGTGA
- a CDS encoding TIGR02450 family Trp-rich protein, which produces MAKKQKFPYLLGSKWTAKQKTWGWRHFQVVNRKNQGKWVFAEMIASCDPEVRFWINAKQLKDPTLWQAGWQTLEEMRQPEEELELL; this is translated from the coding sequence ATGGCAAAAAAACAGAAGTTTCCCTATTTATTAGGTTCAAAATGGACAGCTAAACAAAAAACCTGGGGTTGGCGACATTTTCAAGTTGTTAACCGCAAAAATCAAGGAAAATGGGTTTTTGCAGAAATGATCGCTTCTTGCGATCCTGAAGTCCGTTTTTGGATCAATGCCAAACAACTCAAAGATCCTACGCTTTGGCAAGCAGGATGGCAAACCCTAGAAGAAATGCGTCAACCCGAAGAAGAACTGGAATTGCTTTAA
- a CDS encoding Na/Pi symporter, which yields MSETKITSKKTEEISGLKPTKIFQWLGIIVLVYCLITAVSLIGSGFKLTAGDQAKALFTFATNPFAGLIVGILATALIQSSSTVTSIIVGLVAGGLPVMMAVPMIMGSNIGTTITNTLVSLGHINDKDEFEKAFSAATVHDFFNLLCVLIFLPLEITLHPLEKTAFWVSNFFLGGNSTNIDRFNFIQIATAPLVNLFNRLSQIFPNPFDGIGLIVIGIILIFSSIFYLGKLLKLLMVGEAKVLLRQAIGRAPLIGIFSGTIVTILVQSSSTTTSLIIPLAGTGLLTLEEVYPFTLGANIGTCITALIAATAVTENHLAALQIAMVHLLYNIFGVTIIYGIPFLRNLPLLGAKTLATIASKRNYLAFIYILTVFFLVPSLFLGITSINP from the coding sequence ATGAGTGAAACTAAAATTACTTCAAAAAAAACCGAAGAAATATCGGGTCTTAAACCAACTAAAATTTTTCAATGGCTTGGAATTATTGTTCTTGTTTATTGTTTAATTACTGCGGTTAGTTTAATTGGTTCAGGGTTTAAATTAACCGCAGGAGATCAAGCTAAAGCGTTATTTACCTTTGCTACCAATCCTTTTGCCGGGTTAATTGTAGGAATTTTAGCAACTGCGTTAATTCAGTCTTCTAGTACTGTCACGTCTATTATAGTCGGTTTAGTCGCAGGGGGATTACCCGTTATGATGGCTGTTCCGATGATTATGGGTTCTAATATTGGGACAACTATCACCAATACCTTAGTCAGTTTAGGACACATTAACGATAAAGATGAGTTTGAAAAAGCTTTTTCTGCTGCCACTGTTCATGATTTTTTTAATCTTTTATGTGTCCTTATTTTTTTACCCTTAGAAATTACTTTGCATCCTTTAGAAAAAACTGCTTTTTGGGTGTCTAATTTTTTCTTAGGCGGAAATTCTACTAATATAGATAGGTTTAATTTTATTCAAATAGCAACGGCTCCTTTGGTCAATTTATTCAATCGTTTGAGTCAAATTTTCCCCAATCCTTTTGATGGTATAGGGTTGATTGTAATAGGAATAATTCTAATTTTTTCTTCTATTTTTTATTTAGGAAAATTGCTAAAGTTATTAATGGTAGGAGAAGCCAAAGTATTATTACGTCAAGCCATAGGGAGAGCCCCTTTGATCGGTATTTTTTCAGGAACAATTGTCACGATTTTAGTTCAATCCTCTTCAACCACTACCAGTCTGATCATTCCCTTAGCGGGAACAGGATTATTAACCTTAGAAGAAGTTTATCCCTTTACTTTAGGAGCCAATATTGGAACCTGTATTACAGCCTTAATCGCTGCTACCGCCGTCACAGAAAATCACCTAGCTGCCTTACAAATTGCTATGGTGCATTTACTTTATAATATCTTTGGGGTAACAATTATCTATGGCATTCCTTTCTTACGAAATCTTCCCTTACTAGGCGCAAAAACCTTGGCAACAATAGCGAGTAAACGCAACTATCTAGCCTTTATTTATATCCTAACGGTTTTCTTCCTTGTGCCGAGTCTTTTTCTGGGAATTACCTCAATTAACCCTTGA
- a CDS encoding peptidase C15 — protein sequence MTKILLTSFQTWLPHQITNSSDDLLDYLEKQTFKQLFPTFLRQLPVDISLASQQAIAAINDIQPQVVICCGMAESRQQLTLESHARGQKDKLYTTINLEKLVLKLSNTSISHDAGKFVCEGLYYQVLHHLRNSHPHSHGLFIHVPVLTEINLSHIINDFNLILEELRKVVK from the coding sequence ATGACGAAAATTCTATTAACTTCCTTTCAAACTTGGCTTCCCCATCAGATCACGAATTCTTCAGATGATCTGTTAGACTATTTAGAAAAGCAGACATTTAAGCAATTATTTCCCACATTTTTAAGACAACTTCCTGTGGATATTTCCCTAGCGAGTCAACAGGCGATCGCTGCTATTAATGACATTCAACCTCAAGTAGTTATTTGTTGTGGAATGGCTGAGTCTCGGCAACAATTAACCTTAGAATCCCATGCAAGGGGACAAAAGGACAAACTTTATACTACCATTAACTTAGAAAAATTAGTCCTAAAACTCTCCAATACTTCTATTAGTCATGATGCAGGAAAATTTGTCTGTGAAGGACTTTATTATCAAGTTTTACATCATCTGAGAAACTCTCATCCTCACAGTCATGGACTCTTTATTCATGTTCCTGTGTTAACTGAAATTAATCTTTCTCATATTATTAATGACTTTAATTTGATTTTAGAAGAACTGCGAAAAGTAGTAAAATAA
- a CDS encoding FAD-dependent hydroxylase — protein sequence MTSAQLESSLSLTTPTLTCDLAIVGGGIVGATLAAALKESGLNIIIIEAQTQPKAASKPQAYALSLLSGRIFESIGVWKKILPQIGNFSAIRLSDADHPEVVKFQTSDLGTEHLGYVGEHRVILAALQDEIAHFPQIQWLCPAEVLKVEYQDKAASLTVKIDGKYQKIDTKLVIGADGARSPIRQAAGINTQGWKYWQSCVAFTIKHHAPRNDIAFERFWYSGPMGILPLPGNRCQIVWTAPHAQAKEILELDEKTFLARLYERTGGLLGELELVSDRFLFPVQLMQSERYTKSRLALVGDAAHCCHPLGGQGLNLGIRDAAALADVLQTAHQQGEDIGELAVLKRYERWRKQENWVILGFTDFLDRLFSNQWWLLMGVRRLGLWLLNSIPFVKRLSLQLMTGLLGKMPQLVRKNYPTG from the coding sequence ATGACCTCGGCTCAACTCGAATCTTCCCTATCCCTCACTACCCCAACCTTAACCTGTGACCTGGCTATTGTAGGAGGAGGAATTGTCGGTGCAACCCTAGCCGCAGCCCTCAAAGAATCTGGGTTAAACATTATCATAATAGAAGCTCAAACCCAACCCAAAGCAGCAAGCAAACCCCAAGCTTATGCCCTTTCCTTGCTTTCGGGACGGATTTTTGAGTCGATTGGGGTCTGGAAGAAAATACTGCCCCAGATTGGAAATTTTAGCGCGATTCGCCTTTCCGATGCCGATCATCCCGAAGTGGTCAAATTCCAAACCAGTGACCTCGGAACCGAGCATTTAGGCTATGTGGGGGAACATCGGGTCATTTTAGCCGCGTTACAAGACGAAATCGCCCATTTTCCTCAAATTCAATGGCTCTGTCCTGCTGAAGTGTTAAAAGTCGAGTATCAGGACAAAGCAGCGAGTTTAACGGTGAAAATTGACGGAAAATACCAGAAAATTGACACTAAATTAGTGATTGGAGCCGATGGAGCGCGATCGCCCATTCGTCAAGCGGCGGGAATTAACACCCAAGGCTGGAAATATTGGCAGTCTTGCGTCGCTTTTACCATTAAACACCATGCCCCGCGTAATGACATCGCTTTTGAACGGTTTTGGTATTCAGGACCCATGGGGATCTTACCGCTACCAGGCAATCGGTGTCAAATTGTGTGGACAGCCCCCCACGCTCAAGCCAAAGAAATCCTCGAATTAGACGAAAAAACCTTTTTAGCGCGGTTATACGAACGGACGGGAGGACTTTTAGGGGAATTGGAGTTAGTGAGCGATCGCTTTCTCTTTCCTGTACAATTGATGCAAAGTGAGCGATATACCAAGTCTAGACTCGCTTTAGTGGGGGATGCTGCCCATTGTTGCCATCCTTTGGGAGGACAAGGGTTAAATCTTGGTATTCGGGATGCAGCAGCGTTAGCAGACGTCTTGCAAACTGCCCATCAGCAAGGGGAAGATATTGGAGAATTAGCCGTCTTAAAACGCTATGAACGCTGGCGTAAACAGGAAAACTGGGTCATTTTAGGCTTTACTGACTTTTTAGATCGCCTATTTTCTAATCAGTGGTGGCTGTTAATGGGGGTGCGTCGGTTAGGATTGTGGTTACTCAATAGTATTCCTTTTGTCAAGCGTCTTTCTTTGCAATTAATGACAGGATTACTGGGAAAAATGCCCCAATTAGTCCGAAAAAATTATCCAACAGGTTAA
- a CDS encoding type II toxin-antitoxin system HicA family toxin: MPRKIRELKAQITREGFIYLPKRGKGSHECWRHPLLKKTLTIPGKDGDDVPPYLEKQLLALLTQLDQLRKDE, from the coding sequence ATGCCTAGAAAAATTCGAGAGTTAAAAGCTCAAATTACCCGTGAAGGGTTTATTTATTTGCCTAAACGTGGCAAAGGTAGTCATGAATGTTGGCGACATCCTCTACTGAAAAAAACACTCACTATTCCAGGCAAAGATGGAGATGATGTCCCTCCTTATTTAGAAAAACAACTATTAGCTTTACTCACTCAATTAGATCAATTAAGGAAAGACGAATAA
- a CDS encoding GumC family protein, which yields MKNKGKSSIIALNNPDHGLSSYIAPAKDLFVPNKKGDYLEDIRRKITPTWLLIPLVTLGMTVVGAIWTVKQPAIYQGRFQLLLDNPLTPVNKEREDTKIDYATQVQVLQSSSVLKPILKQVEAQYSDLDYSTLITGKESPLTIEQLSGTKIIEVTFTNTNPRKIEGLLDHLAQSYLNYNQKQTTVKKPAEMTFVNQQLAQLQQQISQRQQQLEKLRQEHNFLNPQQKSQELSQLLQQLQALDFETQVKRKETEAIYDLLQQKLELSPQEALAASILSESPRYQAILNELQNVEVELAKESARFLEDSPVIQGIKDKKANLLLLLEQEAQKNLGNQANTDISLQSSGVSPSSLRLSLQQQLVETESQMAVLRVRQTAINEEIQAVKAKIAEMPLLERQYTNIQRELTIATENFNRLMATSQQMQLEAASQKTVSWQLISPPEVKQMPIYSQLIQNMSVGAIFGLLLGIVMANIPIKNEQ from the coding sequence ATGAAAAATAAGGGTAAAAGTTCAATTATTGCTTTAAATAATCCAGATCATGGCTTAAGTTCCTATATTGCGCCAGCAAAAGACCTATTTGTTCCCAACAAAAAGGGGGATTATCTTGAAGATATTCGCCGTAAAATTACCCCTACTTGGTTATTAATTCCTCTGGTAACATTGGGGATGACAGTAGTAGGCGCAATCTGGACAGTTAAACAACCAGCAATTTATCAAGGAAGGTTTCAATTATTACTTGATAATCCTCTAACACCTGTAAATAAAGAACGAGAAGACACGAAAATTGACTATGCTACTCAAGTCCAAGTGTTGCAAAGTTCTAGTGTTTTAAAGCCCATTTTAAAGCAAGTAGAAGCTCAATATTCCGACCTAGACTACTCAACTTTAATAACAGGAAAAGAATCCCCTTTGACGATTGAACAACTCTCAGGAACGAAAATTATTGAAGTGACTTTTACTAATACTAACCCCCGAAAAATAGAAGGACTTTTAGATCATTTAGCACAATCTTATCTGAATTATAACCAAAAACAAACCACGGTTAAAAAACCCGCAGAAATGACATTTGTTAACCAACAGTTAGCCCAATTACAACAACAGATTAGTCAACGTCAGCAACAGTTGGAAAAGTTACGTCAGGAACATAATTTCCTCAACCCGCAACAAAAATCCCAGGAACTGTCCCAATTATTGCAACAGTTACAAGCTTTAGACTTTGAAACGCAGGTTAAGCGCAAAGAAACTGAAGCTATTTATGATCTATTGCAACAAAAGCTAGAATTATCCCCCCAAGAAGCATTAGCTGCTAGTATTTTAAGTGAATCTCCCCGTTATCAAGCGATTCTCAATGAACTTCAGAACGTAGAAGTTGAACTAGCCAAGGAATCTGCTAGATTTTTAGAAGATAGTCCAGTGATTCAAGGAATTAAAGATAAAAAAGCCAATTTATTATTACTATTAGAGCAAGAAGCCCAAAAAAACCTAGGTAATCAGGCAAATACTGACATTTCCTTACAATCTTCCGGGGTTTCTCCGAGTAGTTTACGGTTATCTCTTCAGCAGCAACTCGTTGAAACCGAGAGTCAAATGGCGGTTTTAAGGGTAAGACAGACGGCTATTAACGAAGAAATTCAGGCAGTTAAAGCTAAAATAGCAGAAATGCCCCTTTTAGAGCGTCAATATACTAATATACAGCGAGAATTAACGATTGCTACCGAAAATTTCAACCGTTTAATGGCAACGTCTCAACAAATGCAACTAGAAGCAGCGAGTCAAAAAACAGTTTCTTGGCAATTAATTAGTCCTCCTGAAGTCAAACAAATGCCAATTTATTCTCAACTGATTCAAAATATGAGTGTAGGGGCAATTTTCGGATTATTATTAGGAATAGTCATGGCAAATATTCCAATAAAAAATGAACAGTGA
- a CDS encoding rubrerythrin family protein, whose translation MDLSNSNTHKNLEAAFGGESMANRKYLFFAEVAQKLGMSDLSKLFKETANQETQHAFAHFRLLHPELVVDDPSKLTEEQKKKIASRCLELAIEGETYEYTTMYPEFASQAITDRDEGAAAEFKEQEKESKEHAAIFRKAATNFGFLTSIEHHHADQYTEALKGLDGVSPIAKAASNDAATRKWICKVCSMIYDPTVGDPDSGIAAGTPFDAIPDDWTCPICGASKKSFVPYEEAIAA comes from the coding sequence ATGGATCTTTCTAATTCTAACACCCATAAAAACCTCGAAGCTGCCTTTGGTGGAGAATCAATGGCTAACCGTAAATATCTCTTTTTTGCGGAAGTTGCCCAAAAATTAGGCATGAGTGATCTCTCCAAACTTTTCAAAGAAACCGCTAACCAAGAAACCCAACACGCTTTTGCCCATTTCCGTTTATTGCATCCTGAATTGGTTGTTGATGATCCGTCTAAATTAACTGAAGAACAGAAGAAAAAAATCGCTTCTCGTTGTTTAGAATTGGCGATAGAAGGCGAAACTTATGAATATACCACCATGTATCCTGAATTTGCCTCCCAAGCAATAACTGATCGCGATGAAGGGGCAGCAGCCGAGTTTAAAGAACAGGAAAAAGAATCAAAAGAACACGCTGCTATTTTCCGTAAAGCTGCTACTAATTTTGGCTTTTTAACCAGTATTGAACACCATCACGCCGATCAATATACAGAAGCTTTAAAGGGGTTAGATGGGGTTTCTCCTATTGCTAAAGCTGCTAGTAATGATGCTGCTACCCGCAAATGGATCTGCAAAGTTTGTTCAATGATTTATGATCCAACTGTGGGAGATCCTGACTCTGGAATTGCAGCAGGAACACCTTTTGATGCCATTCCTGATGACTGGACTTGTCCTATTTGTGGGGCATCTAAAAAGTCTTTTGTTCCCTACGAAGAAGCGATCGCTGCTTAA